The following proteins are encoded in a genomic region of Populus trichocarpa isolate Nisqually-1 chromosome 13, P.trichocarpa_v4.1, whole genome shotgun sequence:
- the LOC112323894 gene encoding protein NRT1/ PTR FAMILY 5.10, producing MSISNLSSSETQEVRTPLLNDTVDDCVDYKGNPVCRYNSGGWRSASFIIGVEVAERFAFYGISSNLIMYLTGPLGQSTITAAKNVNVWSGTASFLPLFGAFVADSFLGRCRTIIIASLIYILGLGLLTLSAMLPTSDCQSDSMSCSSNTLQVILFFIALYLVALGQGGHKPCVPAFGADQFDRQDTKEYKAKSSFFNWWYFFMSSGILVSLLVLTYIQDNLSWSLGFGIPFIMMICALIIFLLGSKKYRYSVKREGNNALLRIARVFVAAFRNWRFTPSSIASEEEGRGTVPHQSYEQFKFLNNALLTTDGSKEDQKVCTFSEVEEAKAVLRLIPIWTTCLGFAIVLPQSSTFFVKQAATMDRSISPGFEIPAASLESFSSISMILCIAIYDRLFVPVARALTRKPSGISMLQRIGTGMFLSAVSIAFAALVEMKRLEIAQESGLVNEPNVTVPMSVWWLVPSYALFGVADVFTMVGLQELFYDQVPSDLKSVGLSLYLSIFGVGKFLSSFLISVIEKATGGIGCYSWFNNNLNRAHLDYFYWILAALSVVELIMYMYYTRFYIYSRDERI from the exons ATGTCCATTTCTAACCTCTCCAGTTCAGAGACACAAGAGGTCCGAACTCCACTCCTAAACGACACTGTTGATGACTGCGTTGATTATAAGGGCAACCCAGTTTGTAGATACAACTCTGGTGGATGGAGGTCTGCATCTTTCATTATAG GTGTGGAGGTGGCAGAGAGGTTTGCTTTTTATGGAATCTCTTCCAACTTAATAATGTATTTAACTGGGCCGTTGGGTCAATCAACCATTACTGCGGCTAAGAATGTGAACGTATGGTCAGGCACAGCGTCGTTTCTGCCCTTGTTCGGTGCATTTGTTGCTGATTCTTTTCTTGGAAGATGCAGGACTATTATTATTGCCTCACTTATCTACATTTTG GGACTTGGCTTGTTGACTCTATCAGCTATGCTTCCTACATCTGACTGTCAAAGTGACAGTATGTCCTGTTCTTCTAATACACTGCAAgtgattttattctttattgcTCTCTATCTAGTAGCACTTGGCCAAGGTGGGCACAAGCCTTGTGTCCCGGCTTTTGGAGCGGATCAATTTGATAGACAAGACACCAAAGAGTACAAAGCCAAAAGCTCATTCTTCAATTGgtggtatttttttatgagttcaGGCATCTTAGTATCACTACTGGTTTTAACATACATTCAAGACAATCTTAGTTGGAGTCTTGGATTTGGAATCCCATTCATTATGATGATCTGTGCACTGATCATCTTCTTACTGGGATCAAAGAAATATCGGTACAGTGTTAAAAGGGAAGGGAACAACGCACTTTTGAGAATTGCTCGGGTCTTTGTGGCAGCTTTCAGGAATTGGCGATTTACTCCTTCCTCAATAGCTTCTGAGGAAGAAGGTCGTGGAACTGTACCTCACCAAAGTTATGAGCAGTTCAA GTTCCTAAACAATGCGCTGCTTACAACAGATGGCTCAAAAGAAGATCAGAAGGTTTGTACCTTTAGTGAGGTTGAAGAAGCCAAGGCAGTTCTCAGGCTTATTCCAATATGGACTACATGCTTGGGATTTGCTATTGTGCTTCCACAGTCCTCAACTTTCTTTGTCAAGCAAGCAGCAACCATGGATAGATCAATTTCACCAGGTTTCGAGATACCAGCAGCTTCACTTGAAAGCTTTAGCAGCATTTCCATGATCCTCTGTATTGCTATCTATGACCGTCTCTTTGTTCCTGTTGCAAGAGCTTTAACAAGGAAACCATCTGGCATTTCAATGCTTCAGAGAATTGGAACTGGGATGTTTTTATCTGCTGTTTCGATAGCATTTGCTGCTCTAGTTGAGATGAAAAGGCTCGAAATCGCTCAAGAATCTGGTCTTGTCAATGAACCAAATGTGACTGTTCCAATGAGTGTTTGGTGGTTAGTTCCTTCATATGCCTTGTTCGGAGTTGCTGATGTCTTTACCATGGTTGGTCTGCAAGAACTTTTCTATGATCAGGTCCCTAGTGATTTAAAGAGTGTTGGTCTTTCACTATACCTCAGTATCTTTGGTGTAGGAAAATTTCTTAGCAGCTTTCTCATCTCTGTGATTGAGAAAGCGACTGGTGGCATTGGCTGTTATAGCTGGTTCAACAATAATTTGAACCGGGCtcatcttgattatttttattggatacTTGCTGCGCTAAGTGTGGTGGAATTGATTATGTACATGTATTATACAAGATTTTACATTTATAGTAGGGATGAGAGAATCTAA